The Streptomyces pactum genome contains a region encoding:
- a CDS encoding C40 family peptidase: MASHRRPKQPSRTRVTVLTTAAAAAVALSSQAANAAPSEKPSKDEVKAKVDKLYEEAEQATEKYNGAKEKQEKLQKEISTIQDNVARGQEELNELRDGLGSMASAQYRSGGIDPSLQLFLSADPDDYLDKASTLDQLSGQQVEALKKIQDKQRDLAQQRSEATEKLEDLASTRTELGKKKKEVQGKLSSAQKLLNTLTAQEKAALQKEEQRSTRSSERQVLSGKSTPASGRAAAAFAAAQSKIGTPYVYGATGPSSFDCSGLTSWAYAQAGVGIPRTSEAQTGAGTRISSMSQLQVGDLVFFFNDLHHVGLYAGNGQVLHAPRTGTVVRYESMSTIGGPFMFGVRV; encoded by the coding sequence GTGGCGTCCCACCGTCGTCCCAAGCAGCCGAGCCGCACGCGCGTGACCGTGCTCACCACCGCTGCCGCCGCCGCTGTCGCTCTCAGCTCGCAGGCCGCCAACGCCGCCCCGAGCGAGAAGCCGAGCAAGGACGAGGTCAAGGCCAAGGTCGACAAGCTGTACGAAGAGGCCGAGCAGGCCACCGAGAAGTACAACGGCGCCAAGGAGAAGCAGGAGAAGCTCCAGAAGGAGATCTCCACGATCCAGGACAACGTCGCCCGCGGCCAGGAGGAGCTCAACGAGCTGCGCGACGGCCTCGGTTCGATGGCCAGCGCCCAGTACCGCTCCGGCGGCATCGACCCCTCCCTCCAGCTCTTCCTCTCGGCCGACCCGGACGACTACCTGGACAAGGCCTCCACCCTCGACCAGCTCAGCGGTCAGCAGGTCGAGGCGCTGAAGAAGATCCAGGACAAGCAGCGCGACCTCGCCCAGCAGCGTTCCGAGGCCACCGAGAAGCTCGAGGACCTCGCCTCCACCCGCACCGAGCTGGGCAAGAAGAAGAAGGAAGTCCAGGGCAAGCTCTCCTCCGCGCAGAAGCTGCTCAACACGCTCACCGCGCAGGAGAAGGCCGCCCTCCAGAAGGAGGAGCAGCGCTCCACCCGCAGCAGCGAGCGCCAGGTCCTGTCGGGCAAGTCCACCCCCGCCTCCGGCCGGGCCGCCGCCGCCTTCGCGGCCGCCCAGAGCAAGATAGGCACGCCGTACGTCTACGGCGCCACCGGCCCGTCCTCCTTCGACTGCTCGGGCCTGACGTCCTGGGCCTACGCCCAGGCCGGCGTCGGCATCCCGCGCACCTCCGAGGCGCAGACCGGCGCGGGCACCCGCATCTCCTCGATGAGCCAGTTGCAGGTCGGCGACCTGGTCTTCTTCTTCAACGACCTGCACCACGTCGGCCTCTACGCCGGCAACGGCCAGGTCCTGCACGCGCCGCGCACCGGCACGGTCGTCCGCTACGAGTCGATGAGCACCATCGGCGGCCCGTTCATGTTCGGCGTGCGCGTCTGA
- a CDS encoding rhomboid family intramembrane serine protease, which yields MIRNWSTAALRTVRTPGTPRTTRGRSAPVTYGLIVLCCLLFLISPAAGLNPVYGTGEELLAAQRAYFRRWGVIPAELFEDSPGSALTPATALFVHGSWVHLLGNMLFLYVFGAMTEERMGRLQFALFYLGCGYLALLGYAGANAHSPQSLVGASGAISATLGAFLFLFPHARVTSLLPFLFFLPLRFPAWVVLPFWAALQWTAAGRAGDGPGVAYLAHLVGFGLGFVFAWVRFGRTTRVKSVPVTAPEGEKQP from the coding sequence ATGATCCGCAACTGGAGCACGGCGGCCCTCAGGACGGTCAGGACACCCGGCACGCCCCGTACGACCCGGGGCCGGTCCGCGCCGGTGACGTACGGGCTGATCGTCCTGTGCTGCCTGCTCTTCCTGATCAGCCCGGCGGCGGGCCTGAATCCGGTGTACGGCACCGGGGAGGAACTGCTCGCGGCGCAGCGCGCGTACTTCCGGCGCTGGGGCGTAATCCCCGCAGAACTGTTCGAGGACTCCCCCGGGTCCGCCCTCACCCCCGCCACGGCGCTGTTCGTCCACGGGAGCTGGGTGCACCTGCTGGGCAACATGCTCTTCCTCTACGTCTTCGGCGCGATGACCGAGGAACGGATGGGCCGGCTCCAGTTCGCCCTGTTCTACCTCGGCTGCGGCTACCTGGCCCTGCTCGGCTACGCGGGGGCCAACGCCCACTCCCCGCAGTCCCTGGTCGGCGCCTCGGGGGCGATCTCCGCGACCCTCGGCGCCTTCCTCTTCCTCTTCCCGCACGCCCGGGTGACCAGCCTCCTGCCCTTCCTCTTCTTCCTGCCGCTGCGCTTCCCGGCCTGGGTCGTCCTGCCCTTCTGGGCCGCTCTCCAGTGGACGGCGGCGGGGCGGGCCGGCGACGGGCCGGGAGTGGCGTACCTCGCGCACCTGGTCGGCTTCGGGCTGGGCTTCGTCTTCGCCTGGGTGCGGTTCGGGCGTACGACTAGAGTGAAGAGCGTTCCAGTGACGGCCCCCGAGGGAGAGAAACAGCCGTGA
- a CDS encoding NYN domain-containing protein — translation MVETHGGGPGDGAAEVLDRPLPDGVRRRVVQIVSDGFGGLTLGELPAQLRQYARFAPNRRAKFAGNAMAAAVETDPLFRQRIGEAFREAQPELAGALDAGSPPPAADPLDVAAAAYVLRPHGWVKLVTAAGEEVQRADAERADEEGRAELERLHEELARAREHTRSETERLRAELDAAKKEADALHRKLRSALSDVKRGEAALRKMRAEMDAVRAEGHAQVSAAESETRRLKTRLGEAEAALEATRKAAREGRSVEDMRVRLLLDTLLDATQGLRRELALPPVSVRPAETVDAVEPGRMTPKDIAARALSDNDPAILDQLLALPQAHLVVDGYNVTKTGYPQMPLEKQRLRLLGQLSQLAAQTGAEMTCVFDGAELVAPVLLAPPRGVRVLFSKPGVTADELIRQLVRAEPPGRPVIVVSTDREVADGVARAGARPVASAVLLKRLS, via the coding sequence ATGGTGGAGACACACGGCGGGGGGCCGGGCGACGGCGCCGCTGAGGTGCTCGACCGGCCGCTGCCCGACGGTGTGCGCCGCAGGGTCGTGCAGATCGTGTCCGACGGCTTCGGTGGACTCACCCTCGGTGAACTGCCGGCGCAGCTCAGACAGTACGCCCGGTTCGCCCCGAACCGCAGGGCCAAGTTCGCCGGCAACGCCATGGCCGCCGCCGTCGAGACCGACCCCCTGTTCCGCCAGCGCATCGGTGAGGCGTTCAGGGAGGCCCAGCCGGAACTGGCCGGGGCCCTGGACGCCGGCTCCCCGCCCCCGGCCGCGGACCCCCTCGACGTGGCGGCCGCCGCCTATGTGCTGCGGCCGCACGGCTGGGTGAAGCTGGTGACCGCCGCCGGCGAGGAGGTGCAGCGCGCGGACGCCGAGCGTGCCGACGAGGAGGGCCGCGCGGAGCTGGAGCGGCTGCACGAGGAGCTGGCCCGGGCCCGGGAGCACACCAGGTCCGAGACCGAGCGGCTGCGTGCCGAGCTGGACGCGGCGAAGAAGGAGGCCGATGCGCTGCACCGCAAGCTGCGCTCGGCCCTCAGCGACGTCAAGCGCGGCGAGGCGGCGCTGCGCAAGATGCGAGCGGAGATGGACGCCGTCCGCGCCGAGGGGCACGCCCAGGTGTCCGCCGCCGAGAGCGAGACCCGGCGGCTCAAGACCCGGCTCGGGGAGGCGGAGGCGGCCCTGGAGGCCACCCGCAAGGCGGCCCGGGAGGGGCGCAGCGTCGAGGACATGCGGGTGCGGCTGCTGCTGGACACCCTGCTGGACGCGACGCAGGGGCTGCGCCGGGAGCTCGCGCTGCCCCCGGTGTCGGTGCGGCCCGCGGAGACGGTGGACGCGGTGGAACCCGGCCGGATGACGCCCAAGGACATCGCCGCCCGCGCCCTGTCCGACAACGACCCCGCCATCCTCGACCAGTTGCTCGCGCTGCCCCAGGCGCACCTGGTCGTCGACGGCTACAACGTCACCAAGACCGGCTATCCGCAGATGCCGCTGGAGAAGCAGCGGCTGCGGCTGCTCGGCCAGCTCTCCCAGCTCGCCGCGCAGACCGGCGCCGAGATGACCTGCGTCTTCGACGGGGCCGAGCTGGTGGCGCCGGTGCTGCTCGCGCCGCCGCGCGGGGTGCGGGTGCTGTTCTCCAAGCCCGGGGTCACGGCCGACGAGCTGATCCGCCAACTGGTGCGGGCCGAGCCGCCGGGCCGGCCGGTCATCGTCGTCTCCACCGACCGCGAGGTCGCCGACGGCGTGGCCCGGGCGGGCGCCAGGCCGGTGGCGTCCGCGGTGCTCCTCAAGCGGCTTTCCTAG
- a CDS encoding NlpC/P60 family protein, whose translation MGSHRRHAATGFDRGATAAVGLLSVAAAVLGAVPATAAPQDDRRAEVDRLYAEAEQATEAYNKADARTDALRAEVGTARDAIARQQERVNTMRDALGSLAGAQYRSGGIDPSLALLLAADPDDYLDKASVLDRITTHQAGELRELQGALRDLAQDRAEAGRKLAELEKGRKAVAAHKKTVERKLAKARELLNSLPDGERAAYDRGSRSGRSDLPVPGAAGPVSGRAAAAVAAARSALGKPYVWGANGPTGFDCSGLTQWSYAQAGVGLPRTSQAQSGAGQRVPLAQARPGDLVAYRDDASHIGMYVGDGQVIHAPYPGAPVRYDPVGMMPVSSVTRV comes from the coding sequence GTGGGGTCCCATCGCCGCCATGCAGCAACCGGGTTCGACCGCGGCGCCACCGCCGCCGTCGGCCTGCTCTCCGTCGCCGCCGCAGTGCTGGGCGCCGTACCGGCCACGGCCGCCCCGCAGGACGACCGGCGGGCGGAGGTGGACCGCCTCTACGCGGAGGCGGAGCAGGCGACCGAGGCCTACAACAAGGCCGACGCGCGCACCGACGCCCTGCGTGCGGAGGTCGGCACCGCGCGCGACGCGATCGCCCGGCAGCAGGAGCGGGTCAACACCATGCGGGACGCGCTCGGTTCGCTGGCCGGCGCCCAGTACCGCTCCGGCGGCATCGACCCGTCGCTGGCGCTGCTGCTCGCCGCCGACCCGGACGACTACCTGGACAAGGCCTCCGTGCTCGACCGGATCACCACCCACCAGGCCGGTGAGCTGAGGGAGCTCCAGGGCGCCCTGCGCGACCTCGCCCAGGACCGCGCCGAGGCCGGCCGGAAACTCGCCGAACTGGAGAAGGGCCGCAAGGCCGTCGCCGCCCACAAGAAGACCGTGGAACGGAAGCTCGCCAAGGCCCGCGAGCTGCTCAACTCCCTTCCGGACGGCGAACGCGCCGCCTATGACCGCGGCTCCCGCTCCGGCCGCTCGGACCTGCCCGTCCCGGGCGCGGCCGGACCCGTCTCCGGCCGCGCGGCGGCCGCCGTCGCCGCCGCCCGCTCCGCCCTCGGCAAGCCGTACGTCTGGGGCGCCAACGGGCCCACCGGCTTCGACTGCTCGGGCCTGACCCAGTGGTCGTACGCACAGGCCGGGGTCGGTCTGCCGCGCACCTCGCAGGCGCAGTCCGGCGCCGGGCAGCGGGTGCCCCTGGCCCAGGCGCGGCCCGGCGACCTGGTGGCCTACCGGGACGACGCCAGCCACATCGGCATGTACGTCGGCGACGGCCAGGTGATCCACGCCCCCTACCCCGGCGCCCCCGTGCG